A stretch of DNA from Channa argus isolate prfri chromosome 7, Channa argus male v1.0, whole genome shotgun sequence:
gagatattaaaaaaaatttaacctaCTGGACGAAAGGCTTCAATGTCTAACTCGGCTTTCTTCTTCAGCTCCACTGCCTCCTCGTATTTAATTTTGATTGCCTCCAGTTGAGCAGCTGTGGACTCCTTAGCTGCCAAGGAAATGTCCTGAAAACCAAGAAACCAGAAGTAATGTGGCAATCTACTGGGTGTGAAGGTGTGTGCAAAGGAGATCTGCCTTTTTTGCATTAGAGACATGCACAGAtttgtgtatgcgtgtgttAGTACATGCATAATCAAGCCATTTCATCTGTGCATGAAACAACTCAAGACAGCTGTACTCCATGACACCATAACAGGCTGAGTCCCCTCTCCTTATGCCTGCCAGAGATAAGCTTGTTACCAGGTGAGGACCTTGAAAACACCAAGTTGACGTCTTGTATCGTTGCTTGGATAGGTCTCCTACAGCTCAGTGAGCTGTAAACCTTGCCCGTTATAAGAATTCAGTCTTTatcctttgttgtgtttctgaaatgttaaaaaaaacaaaaacaaagaagagcACTGGTTAAGTCAGTCTCACCCGCTGAACTCTCATCTGATCCGCAATCTTCTTCAGCTCCCTCAGCTGTTCCTCATACAGCAGGCGCAGACCTGTTGGCTTCTCAAAGCGGTTATGGTAGGCCTCAATCTCTGCTTCCAGTAGTTTGTTCTGCTGCTCAAGTGAACGAACCTGTAAGCAAACAAAGACATCACTTGAACAAGGAATCACAATGTTTGTCCTTTATGTTCACAGCGGTGTAAATCATATGTCATATGCCATTTTACAATAAGAGCCGATTCTAGTCTAGTCCACCAGCGGTATGTCTCTGCACTAAAACAAGGACTAATATGTGGTTTGTCTGAAGACTATTGTACCTTGTCGATGTAAACAGCCAGTCTGTCATTGAGGATAATCATCTCCTGTCTTTCAGTTTTGCGCATGGTGAGGAATTCCTGGTTCTCAGCTGCAGCCACATCCAGATCTATGGCAGGCTCTCCACTACGTGTAAGACATACCATGGCTCCTGCACtcacactaaaaacacaaatcagtgtACATTAACCCCAAAGCCAAAGACAGATGTaattttacaacaacaaaaaaagctatATCCTGCTTTTATTCCCATCTTATGTATGAACCCAGCTTACCCTGTTCCAACTACGTGAGACCTGCGTGCAGCAGAGACGGTCCTTCTTCCCACAGACTCCACATGCATGCTGCCAGATCCAGCTCTGCACGAGTAGTCAGCTGAGGCATGACGTGCCTCTCTCCTGGTCGGGGACCGGCTGGACACCCTGACCTGGTAGGAAGAGCTGCTGCCATCCTCAAAGTGACGGCGGTAGGACGAGATCCTCTCCGGGCTATGGCTCATGGTGGTGACAGCAACTTTGTTTCTCCTACTATCTtaaaaggaagtgaaacaaGTAACTCGAATAGGGTCTGTGGTTTATTTCAGAGCTGCTCCACCAAACTGGTTTGCACTCAGATTGTCAACCCACTCTGAGGTTTTATACCTCACACTGCCAGGCATGCCCCTGCTCTATCTAAGTCATGAGCCAACACTTGTGGAATCTTGAATCTGTGCACCAAAGCTTGCTTGACCTGTGCCTCAGTTATCTCTCAGCAGCTTGTGAGAGGCAGATCTGGACTGACATAGTGGCTGACAGCATCAGTGGAAGATTCGGCAATTTATCTTTACAAATACCAAGTGTGATATTAGTACCCATTTTTAATCGGAACCAATAATGCTAATTTGTCTGGATTATGGTACATCCACCACCTCAATGTGCACTAAGGATGCATCCCTGATATAATCTGCTCTGATGGGATGAGGGACTTTAATTGAATACTGAGCTGAAGCTGGAGGGTGACCTAATGCGGCTGTGGCTGCAGAGAACAAAAGATTTGACACAAATTAGAACTTATTAGTCTAGAATGTTTTCCACATATTTAAGGGCGATTTCACCAATTTTtgacttgctctctatggctttagcttaggttgtaaatgtacattgatGCTTTCAAATTTCTCTCTaatttccctatattaaaatatttcttctcCAGatgtggaaaagcaggttgaccatgattacaaactccatagtgtgagcaacaagatgacataatctgaactaaaggtttcTCCaaataatgtcatctggaggcattttcagctagaagtagagagatcaGTGGGAAGTCAGTGGGAAGTTTATGGCATTTAAtcacatgtactactcaaactataACCCAAAGAAGTAAGTTCAAAATCTGTGGTGTCCTTTAAAACTGGTCTATGCAGAAAAAATTAATGGAATCAACTGCTTCTTTGGGAAAATATGGAGGCAGAAGCCAAGCGGCGATGGAGGGGCTGCAGCCTGTAGTTTCTGGTGATATGACTGGCAAAAGCACTGGTCAGGCCTGTACGGGGCAACACTCCATTGCCGGCAAGCAATAAAAAATGTCCTGTTTGTTTAGCAAACCAACCCCTAGATTGTAGTCTTTCTTAAAtgccatagatttttttatagTCTTTGGGAATCTGTCTTATTAAACTGAGATAATGTATATTTCACTGATATCAGATGTTGCAAAAGCGTGAGACTTTCAGGAAGATGTAGAATCTCTTTTTTTGTAACAAAATACCAATGCTCATCATTATGGTATTTTCATACTTCAATGTTTACAAGGTCCATCTCCCACATTTCCTTTTATCTGTTCACATTAATTTGCCTCCATTGTGTTGtcttccatttttaaaatatatttttatataaataaaaaatctatatttatatatgtattgaAGTAGCTTTCCTTTGACGGTGAAtggtgacaaattaaaaaaaggacaattaaattatgacaaaaaataaaaaaataagccaCATAGGagcaaatacatatttttctgCCAAAGCTTCCTGTAGGAAAGTAAATTAGATCCCAGCGAAGTCTGACCCGGTCTTTGTAAGGTTATAGGGCAAATAAGAAATTTTAACAAAGTTTTACGCCTGATGTGTCCGAGAGCCAGAACAGAAGCAATGAGTgattttctgcagcttttgacaatcaaaaacaaacatcacataTGCAACACACGTTATCATTATTGATACGAAATTTAATGAAGCATCAAGTGATGATGAGTAAAAACAAGTGGGTTGTTCTAAAAATTGCAAACACTATACAAAGGGTATGGACATGCTGCCTTGTAAGAGTAACCCATTGCATCTTTTTCTCTACTGCACAGGGACAAATAAGAGTCTACTTAGATGTGTTCTACCTCTCAGGTTATTTTAACAGTTGAACATTAACATCTGAGTAATCATGGGGGATTTTATCGCCTGCTTGTAAATACTGTTTAATATACACAGAAATAGTATTAACACTTGTGGGCCACATATTTTACTCATCCGTCAGGAGAGTGATTTAGGGGTCAGTATCCTGTTTATTGACTCAACTGAGCTGATACTAAACTTTGTGAGGCACGTTGTTTGTTTATAAACCTTGACTAAAATTATTATCGCAATAttatttgtcagttttgtttggATATTCAGCTCGAGTTTTAAAAGCGGACGTTAACAGCGAACAATGTCCATGGCAGTGGTTGTCACACTGTATTCATCtcagctgaaaacaaacaaattgtggATGACGAAGGAACCTGTTAAAATTCCCTGGAGGGTTGGTGGCAAATTCATACTGAGGCACCGGGGATATTAGATGTTACTCTCCAATACCGTAGATCATCTTAGCCTCAGTGACTGTCACTTCAGCAAGCCTGTGCATACTTATTTAGAGTAAACTATCTAAGTGAATGTCTtgtatgttgtttaaaaaaaacagtaaactaAATTTCACCAgttattaaaactgtatttttatttattaaaatcattttggcAACAACTCCACTGACTGAGCAACACACCATTTGATATTTACAAGAAGTCAGTCGGAAAACTGTGAATTTTGTTTATGCAATAGAAGACTAAACtcacaaaaatgtacagttaTGGTTAGTAGTCATTTGCATAGTTAATctggaaacaaacatttttagcaCTTTTAACACTTGCTGCAGTATATGTTTTTGCAGATATTGTAAAGGGTTTTTAAAGAGATCTATGctgaaaaagtattttacaaGGAACCATTTTGAAAAAACTTCAGCAGCAGAAGtgagtttcaatttaaaaacccTTCGCAAATCTACTTGTTATCCACTTTCACATTCCAGTCtgttaatttaaagaaagaacTTTAAATAGTGATCTGTTTTTGCTCTCTCTTCTCTTATCCCTGGATCATTTATGTTGTTCATTCTTCACCCAGTCTTGCCACCCACCTGCGTAAAGCTGAACactgaaatggagaaaaaagaGGGGAATGACCTTTCTAAAGTGCACTGCATTATTGCATaatgtgacataaaaacatactttaGGTCTAATCTCTGTTTAgatttgaaaaaaggcaaaacaacaAGTCCAAAATTGTATTACATAATTGAAACAATTAAATAACTTATCAACTTCATAGTCAGGTCACAATCGATAATTTGACATGTCCCACTTTTTGTATCCCAGTGAGTCGGCTGTGTCGAGTGCTTTCTTGGCCCTGACACCAGCCAGACAGGTAAACACAATGTTGTCTGTCTGCTCGGGCATTTCACTGCCATACTTTTCATTGAACTCTTCTGGACATAGCTGGAGGGCAGTATTCACCTGTCCCACTGCCAAGAAAAAGAGGCACAGATATTATCAGGATCATATGAGGAATGATGTCCATCACAGAAGAGAGCATGTTATTCCTCGTATGTGTCATTGTGTCATCCACTTTGATCATTTTACACCCAATTTAATATTAAGGAGACTTTGCAAATAACTAACTTGCTGGGGGATGAAGGTCACATTCACTACAAGCAGCTGCAAGTTCTAGAGATGAATCCAATATATGTATTCATAAGTGTGACTGCATTGGTTCATTACCTACAGACAACACAAATCATCAATAGCTACTTTATTGGTGCAAGAAATTAGTTCTATGTAATGAAGGTAGAAAAACACTCACGAGGAACGTTTAATGAGCCGGGGATGAAGCCGTACTCTCTGAGTTCCCAGGGCTCTCTGACATCTATAACTACAGCTTTCCGACCAGCCAGGAGCTGCTTCAGCTGATCATAAGTCACATCTCTGCTTGGTGGCCCTGAACTGAACTTGCGGAGCAGCAACTCTGTGGCTGAGAGTGAAACACACAACATGTGATATATAGTACACGCAGATTGCAGTTTATGAGGTACACCTAGCTACAACTAATGCAGTCTACTGCACCAGTTCTGCAATAAATAATTCTTTCATGGAGTATTTGAAagttaaaatactgtacagtcaaAATaacatctaatttaaaaaaaaaaacacaacaaaaagttAACATTTTCATCTTCAAAGAGGAAGGACAATATGAACGTTACACTTAATACTTTAGCTAGATGTACGTAATAAACTGCTGAGTTTGCATTACAACTTTTGATAATTACTCCTAACCTAGAAGCTCACATGGGCAGCATCTGCACTAAGAAAGGGTGACAACGTTAAACTAAAAACTCACATTTGCAACCAGGATAAGTATTAACAAGGCCGGACACAGAGCTTCGTCCTCCAGGAACAGAAGACCTAGGAGGGACGCTACTGTTCCATAACAGCCGTGGGACAACCCCTGCCAATCTCCACCACCCTCTCAGAGCCATGTGTTATTAGATACACCCTATATAAAGgcttgattattaaaaaaataaaaaaaatcgtAATAAACCTGTAGAGCTGCCTGTAAACAACTAGGTTATTAAAGTCA
This window harbors:
- the tstd3 gene encoding thiosulfate sulfurtransferase/rhodanese-like domain-containing protein 3, with translation MALRGWWRLAGVVPRLLWNSSVPPRSSVPGGRSSVSGLVNTYPGCKSTELLLRKFSSGPPSRDVTYDQLKQLLAGRKAVVIDVREPWELREYGFIPGSLNVPLGQVNTALQLCPEEFNEKYGSEMPEQTDNIVFTCLAGVRAKKALDTADSLGYKNVQLYAGGWQDWVKNEQHK